The Tindallia californiensis genome segment CAAGGTCCATACAAATATTTTTTTTATCAACCCATGATAGGATTTCATTTTAGAAAGCAAGTTCATTCGACCGACCAGTAGCCCTAATAGGAAAAGAGCCATTACCGTTCCCCCCTGAACAAACACAACAGATACGAAAGCAGCTAAAGATACGATTCCCTGAAAGAAAGATACCTGCAAAAAGGATCCTTCAAGATGAATTTCTCTTGCCATTTCCGCAATATTCATTTCATCAGGTACGTCCCCAGCGTCTACCAGCGGCCCACCCAAAAAACCCAATGCAACAAAATTAATGACCAAAAAGATAATGGCCCATATGATCAGTGTCCGATTGCGACGTTTTCGAAACACCATCAAAAGAAATCCCAGCACCGCATATAGTCTTAAAATATCTCCATAGAAAAAGAAAACAGAATGAATCATCCCCAATATAAAAAGTAGTGTGAGCCGCCGAGGATAAAAAGAACGAAGATTTATTCCTTTTTCCTCCGCCCTCATCATTTGAACAGAAAATCCAAGCCCAAATAGAAAAGAAAAAATCACATAAAACTTTCCTGTAGCTAAAAAGTTCATTAAAAAAGTTGCCACTTCATCATACCAAGGCGCTATTGGCGCTATATATCCAGGAAGCCACACCGGACCCGCCATCCCTACAATATTAACGGCCAAAATGCCAAAAATAGCAAATCCACGCAAAATATCTAGAATATCCATTCGTTCTTTTTTATTGATCGAGTTAATGATCGGTTTTTGTTGCTGATTTGTCACAGTAACCTCTCCTTCCAGAATCGTCGATACCATCGACGGATTTGACTTTAAAAATGACTCTCCATATCCTTTTCATCTATCATTATATAAAAAAACAGCTTTAAAACCAGTGATCCTACGCCAAACAATCCATGACAAATGTCATACTTCCATTATCGGAACAAAAAACCATAGTGCAAAAAAACTTCGAAGGCACTATGGTTTCTATTTTTTTCTCCGATCTTTTAATAAACGAGCGAACTGGTTTTAATGGATAGAAT includes the following:
- a CDS encoding DUF418 domain-containing protein, whose amino-acid sequence is MTNQQQKPIINSINKKERMDILDILRGFAIFGILAVNIVGMAGPVWLPGYIAPIAPWYDEVATFLMNFLATGKFYVIFSFLFGLGFSVQMMRAEEKGINLRSFYPRRLTLLFILGMIHSVFFFYGDILRLYAVLGFLLMVFRKRRNRTLIIWAIIFLVINFVALGFLGGPLVDAGDVPDEMNIAEMAREIHLEGSFLQVSFFQGIVSLAAFVSVVFVQGGTVMALFLLGLLVGRMNLLSKMKSYHGLIKKIFVWTLIFGTSFNGAFIIFAESPWLSSFFWIIGAPILGTAYVMGLCLIRRRENGEKTLLPIANVGRMALTNYLMHSVIGSFIFNGYGIGMYDQVGAAGLWGITIIIYLLQIIVSNWWLSHYHFGPMEWLWRTLTYKQRQPFRKKTTVEEAAG